The Sediminispirochaeta smaragdinae DSM 11293 genome has a segment encoding these proteins:
- a CDS encoding PAS domain S-box protein, producing MLLIGDPAKGLVQRTLSMCRRLGTDPRLTFSNISQLRIAYPQFYCEPSFSEEEPPIILADIELPGLTQIIGRALPPVILFREKQQFPATPPPDAFAIIESDFSPEAFSSILQAASRHTTLLQSFIRERMNGREIINNLNDVVYTIDLKGNVVYISSAAERYGFFPRNIIGKSVFDLIDREDHDYLRQQMNKLISERQATSLLRVTNAEGKTRQVRTSSRIVTQHGMPFSITGLLTDQTDQSFREQQILKLTQAVEQSANVIVITDLEGNMEFVNRAFERSTGYGRQEAIGQNPRILKTDYLSEEVYKNLWETISSGNVWEGKFHNKRKDGSTYWEKALISPIKNDAGTIINFVAVKEDITKELAYQQELEQAKEVAEEASRLKSEFLANMSHEIRTPLNVILGFTDLLLDETEDAKKRDHLHLIKDSGKNLLELINDILDFSKIEANKLDLEIDVFDPKALLQNIKGMFSLEAKRKGLDFTVEHDVPLPELLGDQYRIRQILMNLLSNAMKFTEVGSVSLRAHYENTGIMRFSVSDTGIGIPEESRKQIFHPFEQLDGSAKRKFSGTGLGLSITRRLVHLMGGNITLESKAGRGSTFTIELPLPTTTRTSAIHGPSPRQASVSGDKRVHSSPSSPKTILVAEDNGLNQELMKLLIRSMGHHCIVVGNGLEAITLLEKEKFDLLLLDMHMPVMDGLETIENIRKSPALSDLPVIALTASAMKGDEERFIEAGCNGYLSKPIDRKLLAEMIERIA from the coding sequence GTGTTACTTATAGGTGATCCGGCCAAGGGATTAGTACAAAGAACCCTCAGCATGTGTCGTCGACTCGGCACCGATCCTCGTCTTACCTTCTCAAACATAAGCCAACTTCGTATCGCTTACCCCCAATTTTATTGTGAGCCCTCCTTCAGTGAGGAAGAACCGCCTATCATTCTTGCAGATATCGAGCTTCCCGGTCTTACCCAGATCATAGGAAGAGCGCTGCCGCCGGTCATTCTGTTCAGAGAGAAGCAACAATTCCCTGCAACGCCGCCGCCAGACGCCTTTGCAATCATAGAATCGGACTTTTCACCGGAAGCCTTCTCCTCGATACTGCAGGCAGCAAGTCGTCACACAACGCTGCTTCAGAGTTTTATTCGGGAGCGGATGAACGGAAGAGAGATCATCAACAATCTGAATGATGTGGTATATACCATCGATCTGAAAGGGAATGTCGTCTATATCTCCTCCGCAGCAGAACGCTACGGTTTCTTCCCGCGAAATATCATCGGAAAATCGGTATTTGACCTGATCGACAGAGAGGATCACGATTATCTGCGACAGCAAATGAATAAGCTGATAAGCGAACGCCAGGCAACCTCTCTTCTCAGGGTAACCAATGCAGAGGGAAAAACCCGACAGGTCAGGACATCAAGCCGTATCGTTACCCAGCACGGAATGCCGTTCTCCATTACCGGCCTTCTAACCGACCAAACAGATCAAAGTTTTCGGGAGCAGCAGATCCTGAAACTTACTCAAGCCGTAGAGCAGAGTGCCAATGTCATCGTCATAACCGATCTCGAAGGCAATATGGAGTTCGTCAATAGGGCCTTTGAACGGTCTACTGGCTACGGCAGACAAGAGGCAATTGGCCAAAATCCGAGGATACTCAAAACAGACTACCTTTCCGAGGAGGTTTACAAGAATTTATGGGAGACAATAAGCTCGGGTAATGTTTGGGAAGGGAAGTTTCATAATAAACGAAAAGACGGCTCCACCTACTGGGAAAAGGCCCTGATAAGCCCCATCAAGAACGACGCCGGAACCATCATCAATTTCGTTGCAGTCAAGGAAGATATAACGAAAGAACTGGCTTATCAGCAGGAACTGGAACAGGCAAAAGAGGTAGCCGAAGAGGCAAGCAGATTGAAAAGTGAATTCTTGGCCAACATGAGCCATGAAATCAGAACCCCCCTTAATGTCATCCTTGGTTTTACCGATCTGCTTCTCGATGAGACGGAAGATGCCAAGAAACGGGACCATCTGCACCTTATCAAGGACTCCGGAAAGAATCTACTCGAATTGATAAATGATATCCTTGATTTTTCCAAGATCGAAGCCAACAAACTCGATCTTGAGATTGATGTGTTTGACCCTAAGGCCCTGCTTCAAAATATCAAGGGGATGTTCTCCCTGGAAGCTAAGCGGAAAGGTCTTGATTTTACCGTTGAGCACGATGTTCCGCTACCCGAACTCCTCGGGGATCAATATCGAATACGCCAAATTCTCATGAATCTTTTAAGCAATGCCATGAAATTTACCGAAGTGGGTTCTGTATCCCTTCGGGCCCATTACGAAAACACAGGGATCATGCGCTTCAGCGTCTCCGATACGGGAATAGGTATCCCGGAAGAATCCCGCAAACAGATTTTTCACCCCTTCGAACAGCTGGACGGCTCTGCCAAACGCAAATTCAGCGGTACAGGGCTTGGGCTATCAATTACGAGGAGATTGGTTCATCTTATGGGTGGAAATATCACCCTTGAGAGTAAAGCAGGAAGAGGATCGACCTTCACCATCGAACTGCCGCTGCCCACTACAACAAGGACATCTGCGATACACGGCCCCAGCCCTCGGCAAGCCTCCGTAAGTGGGGACAAGAGGGTACACTCATCCCCTTCATCTCCCAAAACGATTTTGGTAGCCGAAGACAACGGTTTGAACCAAGAGTTGATGAAACTATTAATCCGAAGCATGGGTCATCACTGTATCGTGGTCGGCAACGGTCTGGAGGCCATCACGCTTTTAGAAAAAGAAAAATTTGATCTGCTGCTTCTCGATATGCATATGCCGGTTATGGACGGGCTGGAAACCATCGAGAACATACGAAAAAGTCCGGCACTCTCCGATCTGCCCGTTATTGCCCTAACAGCCAGTGCAATGAAGGGCGATGAAGAACGATTTATCGAGGCAGGATGCAATGGCTATCTGTCCAAGCCCATCGACAGAAAACTACTGGCCGAGATGATAGAACGAATAGCTTAA
- a CDS encoding molybdopterin-containing oxidoreductase family protein, which yields MTFPSDSFQTIPVSCNKDCGGGCPLVAEISNGRVVRIRDNPDRPHYMQGCLKGYRMADVLYHPDRILHPLVRCGKRGSASFRKASWSEALDLIAEKLTEVKAKKGVHSIIRLGGSGSCRGALHHTARLTSRFLSLFGGYTDTAGNYSSEASDFVKPFMYGTDRVGIDVESLEDARAIVLWGFNPFYTRFGSETQQFLLALSKRGIPFIVIDPRRTASVRKLGAKWFPIRPGSDGVLLSALIHHLACGDARDRFDRSLLERYTVGFDRLEAHLSGAVDGVVRDIEWAAPLCGLSTDDIRFLADFFADTKPLALLSGLSVQRTLGGEEADRLAGILQLVSGNAWLPGGNLGCGQWNMLPKPRCGKISVPQTGDVVSVPVYLWPDAILEGRAGGFPSSPSFIYCVGGNYLGQGSDLNKSRRAFDKAEFSVVHDYFLTETASWADIVLPATTFLEREDICFVPGNYLFYSAQAVPPQGEAKNDYEIFSLLAERLGFAEEFTAGLSEAQWIEKFLDESVVDDQKAFRDCGIWFGKEHRRRTLAGFFADPEGKKLSTPSGKIEIVSQAYEAAGGPLWPVAHIPEPPDGYPLMLITPHERYRTHSQFDNLSVFRRLCFDKMMMHPEDALLRGIGEGDKVVVKNEVGSMVMQVAISNDIARGVVSANQGTWPRIDAESGLPTGNVNVLTSTEPTLPSRGSRTHSVFVEVSPWLPD from the coding sequence ATGACCTTTCCTTCGGATTCTTTTCAGACAATTCCAGTCTCATGCAATAAAGATTGTGGTGGGGGATGCCCACTCGTAGCGGAAATCTCCAACGGGAGGGTGGTAAGAATCAGGGACAATCCGGATCGGCCTCACTATATGCAGGGGTGTCTGAAGGGGTATCGTATGGCCGACGTCTTATATCACCCCGATCGTATCCTCCATCCTCTCGTCCGTTGTGGTAAGCGGGGGAGTGCGTCCTTTCGTAAAGCTTCCTGGTCCGAGGCTCTCGACCTAATTGCGGAGAAACTCACAGAGGTTAAGGCAAAAAAAGGCGTGCATTCGATCATCCGTCTAGGAGGTTCGGGCTCTTGCAGGGGGGCTCTGCACCATACTGCGCGCCTTACCAGCCGCTTTTTATCTCTTTTCGGAGGCTACACCGATACTGCAGGCAATTACAGTAGCGAGGCTAGTGATTTTGTCAAACCCTTTATGTATGGAACCGATCGTGTGGGAATTGACGTTGAATCGTTGGAGGATGCCAGGGCCATTGTGCTCTGGGGCTTTAATCCTTTCTATACCCGATTCGGCTCTGAAACTCAGCAGTTTCTTCTTGCGCTTTCAAAGCGAGGTATTCCCTTTATTGTCATCGATCCGAGGCGGACGGCATCGGTGAGGAAGCTTGGTGCAAAATGGTTTCCAATAAGACCGGGAAGCGATGGCGTGCTTTTGTCGGCATTAATCCATCATCTGGCATGCGGAGATGCCCGCGATCGTTTCGACCGGAGTCTGCTGGAGCGTTATACTGTCGGTTTCGATCGTTTGGAGGCGCATCTTTCCGGAGCAGTCGACGGTGTTGTCAGAGATATTGAGTGGGCGGCCCCCTTGTGCGGGCTTTCCACCGATGATATCCGCTTTCTTGCCGATTTTTTTGCCGATACTAAGCCTCTTGCCTTGCTATCTGGACTCTCGGTGCAAAGGACTCTTGGCGGCGAGGAGGCGGACCGTCTTGCCGGGATACTTCAGCTTGTTTCCGGAAATGCCTGGCTTCCGGGGGGGAATCTTGGGTGTGGCCAATGGAATATGCTTCCAAAGCCGCGATGTGGGAAGATCTCGGTTCCTCAAACGGGGGATGTTGTTTCCGTTCCTGTCTATCTTTGGCCCGATGCGATACTTGAGGGAAGAGCCGGAGGCTTTCCCTCTTCTCCTTCTTTTATCTACTGTGTGGGGGGAAACTATCTGGGCCAGGGAAGTGACCTTAACAAAAGTCGTAGGGCCTTTGATAAGGCGGAGTTTTCCGTGGTTCATGACTATTTTCTCACGGAAACTGCCTCCTGGGCGGATATCGTCTTGCCGGCAACCACGTTTCTGGAGCGGGAAGATATCTGTTTTGTTCCGGGAAATTATCTGTTTTATTCGGCTCAGGCGGTTCCTCCCCAAGGTGAGGCAAAAAACGATTATGAGATTTTTTCACTTTTGGCCGAACGTTTGGGCTTTGCCGAAGAATTCACCGCCGGCTTGAGCGAGGCTCAATGGATCGAGAAGTTCCTTGATGAAAGCGTTGTAGATGATCAAAAGGCGTTTCGTGACTGCGGTATCTGGTTCGGGAAGGAGCACCGGCGTCGTACTCTTGCTGGTTTCTTTGCCGATCCCGAGGGCAAGAAATTGTCGACTCCTTCCGGAAAGATCGAGATTGTTTCTCAGGCCTATGAGGCCGCAGGAGGACCGCTTTGGCCCGTCGCGCACATTCCCGAGCCCCCTGACGGTTATCCTCTTATGTTGATTACCCCCCATGAGAGGTATCGCACTCACAGTCAATTTGATAATCTCTCCGTTTTCCGTCGGCTCTGTTTTGATAAGATGATGATGCACCCGGAGGATGCGCTTTTGCGTGGGATAGGAGAAGGGGATAAGGTTGTGGTGAAAAATGAGGTCGGCTCCATGGTGATGCAGGTGGCGATCAGCAATGATATTGCCCGGGGGGTAGTTTCGGCCAATCAGGGTACCTGGCCGCGGATTGACGCTGAATCAGGGCTTCCGACGGGAAATGTCAACGTTTTGACCTCAACCGAGCCGACCCTACCGAGCCGAGGCTCGAGAACCCATTCCGTCTTTGTCGAGGTTTCACCCTGGCTCCCTGATTAA
- a CDS encoding DNA repair helicase XPB — translation MIAGETDRPLIVQSDGSLLIDVHNPGFEGCREAIAPFAELEKSPEHIHTYRITPLSLWNAASAGIGKDDVLDRLERWTRFPVPDNVRFLIGDTIERFGKLILRPSKSSDTLLLTVADSTIRAELAGQKSLERYLIPTEDAFIIRLVDRGTVKQALIKLGYPVKDEAPLSKGDPLPISFREKSLSGYSFVVRDYQKEAARALYGDGKAGSGFGTIVLPCGSGKTIVGMEVMRLMQTNTLILTTNVAAVHQWIDELLDKTSLTEEQIGEYTGDRKLICPVTVGTYQILTWRPDKEADFPHFDLLRKYKWGLIIYDEVHLLPAPVFRVTAEIQALRRVGLTATLVREDGREDDVFSLVGPKRYDVPWRELEQKGWIAEAHCHEIRVPLPDSLKIGYAVADKRGKYRIASENPVKIEITKELILNHTDDHILIIGQYLNQLKEIAAAISAPLITGKTPNKEREEIYESFREGKTRVIVVSKVANFAIDLPDANVAIQVSGTFGSRQEEAQRLGRILRPKERGSTFYSLVSRYTTEEEFAANRQKFLTEQGYKYQIELWEVD, via the coding sequence ATGATAGCAGGAGAAACAGACCGCCCACTTATCGTCCAAAGCGACGGTAGCTTACTGATAGATGTACACAATCCGGGCTTTGAAGGTTGCAGAGAAGCCATAGCTCCCTTTGCCGAGCTAGAAAAATCTCCGGAACATATTCACACATATCGGATTACACCATTGAGTCTTTGGAACGCCGCTTCTGCCGGAATCGGAAAAGACGATGTTCTCGATAGGTTGGAACGTTGGACCCGTTTTCCCGTACCGGACAATGTACGCTTTTTGATAGGCGACACAATAGAACGGTTTGGAAAACTGATTTTGCGTCCCTCGAAAAGCTCGGACACGCTTTTGCTTACCGTTGCGGATTCTACTATCCGGGCCGAACTTGCGGGACAGAAATCTCTCGAGCGCTACCTGATACCAACCGAAGACGCTTTCATTATCCGACTGGTAGATAGGGGAACGGTCAAACAGGCACTTATCAAACTTGGCTACCCGGTTAAGGACGAAGCCCCCCTTTCGAAGGGCGATCCCTTACCGATTAGCTTCAGAGAGAAAAGTCTTTCCGGCTACTCTTTTGTCGTACGCGACTACCAGAAAGAGGCGGCAAGGGCCTTGTACGGCGATGGTAAGGCGGGAAGCGGCTTCGGTACCATTGTTTTACCCTGTGGCTCGGGAAAAACGATCGTTGGTATGGAAGTGATGCGTTTGATGCAGACAAATACCCTTATTCTTACGACCAACGTGGCCGCCGTCCATCAATGGATAGATGAGTTGTTGGATAAAACATCTCTTACAGAGGAGCAAATCGGGGAATATACCGGAGACCGAAAATTAATCTGCCCGGTTACCGTTGGAACATACCAGATTTTGACATGGCGTCCGGATAAAGAGGCTGATTTCCCCCATTTTGATCTCCTCAGAAAGTATAAATGGGGATTGATCATATATGATGAGGTACACCTGCTGCCCGCACCGGTATTCAGGGTCACGGCGGAAATTCAGGCGCTGAGAAGAGTAGGATTAACGGCAACGTTGGTCAGGGAAGACGGACGGGAGGACGATGTGTTTTCCCTGGTCGGCCCCAAACGTTATGATGTCCCCTGGCGGGAGCTCGAACAGAAAGGGTGGATTGCCGAGGCACACTGTCATGAAATACGAGTTCCCCTTCCCGATTCACTCAAGATAGGGTATGCGGTTGCGGACAAACGGGGCAAATATCGTATTGCATCGGAAAATCCTGTTAAGATAGAGATAACAAAAGAGTTGATCTTGAATCATACCGATGATCACATATTGATCATTGGTCAATATCTGAACCAACTCAAGGAGATTGCCGCTGCAATTTCGGCCCCTCTTATAACAGGGAAAACGCCGAATAAGGAACGAGAAGAAATTTATGAGTCCTTCAGAGAGGGGAAAACACGAGTCATTGTTGTCTCGAAGGTGGCCAACTTTGCTATAGATCTTCCGGATGCGAATGTTGCGATCCAAGTAAGCGGTACCTTTGGCAGCCGACAGGAAGAGGCGCAACGACTCGGGCGTATCCTCCGTCCCAAGGAAAGGGGCTCTACCTTTTATTCACTTGTCAGCAGATACACTACAGAAGAAGAGTTTGCGGCCAATAGGCAGAAGTTTCTCACCGAACAGGGGTATAAGTATCAGATTGAGCTATGGGAGGTCGATTAA
- the aroE gene encoding shikimate dehydrogenase: protein MRALVITEKSVKAAKALLATYRSIVECAEIRFDHLVPEEREKALILPSCSDLPLIATARLPKDGGVWKEGEEERIDLLRKAAESGFAFVDLEADQPRSLLRSFVELLSGYGGRLIASFHDFTSFTDERTLFSMVEEAEGLGAIPKAAVMIDGSVSLLAFTRAALKLKERPAERILVAMGSFGVPVRIAYRHFGSMLTFCAPAEKIAAPGQLSAEALAFPYALSRISDKSRLFGIIGNPVLHTRSPEIHNSAFRSIGFDGLYLPFPTDDTVAFMEIARLLEIGGFSVTVPFKEEIIGRLHEVDENVRAIGSCNTVFRRGHEFHGTNTDYDGFLAPLKIRLGKRGGRALMIGSGGAARSVAVALRSLFDSVVVANRTHSRAQRLSEALLGEKGHVCSPEEAGSLGPYRVIVQTTSVGMSPHIDDDPLPSYCFTGDELVYDIIYIPEKTHFLQRAEASGCDIIGGKEMLLGQAERQFELFTGLRYPKDPEHRENF from the coding sequence GTGCGGGCGCTTGTTATAACCGAAAAAAGCGTTAAGGCAGCTAAAGCGTTGCTTGCAACATATCGATCCATAGTGGAGTGTGCCGAAATCCGTTTCGACCACCTTGTGCCGGAAGAACGGGAAAAGGCCTTGATTCTTCCCTCGTGCAGTGATTTGCCCCTTATTGCCACTGCCCGATTGCCGAAAGACGGAGGCGTTTGGAAGGAAGGAGAAGAAGAGCGTATCGATCTCCTTCGCAAGGCAGCCGAAAGCGGTTTTGCTTTTGTCGACCTGGAGGCGGATCAGCCGCGATCCCTTTTGCGAAGTTTCGTTGAGCTTCTCTCCGGTTATGGTGGGCGCCTTATCGCCTCGTTCCATGATTTTACTTCCTTTACCGATGAACGCACTCTTTTTTCCATGGTGGAGGAGGCGGAAGGCTTGGGCGCCATTCCGAAAGCGGCAGTAATGATCGACGGCAGCGTCTCTTTGCTTGCCTTTACGCGTGCTGCCTTGAAGCTGAAAGAGCGGCCTGCGGAACGCATCCTCGTGGCAATGGGGAGTTTCGGCGTCCCCGTCAGAATAGCGTATCGTCATTTTGGTTCGATGCTCACCTTTTGTGCTCCCGCCGAGAAAATCGCCGCTCCTGGACAGCTTTCGGCCGAGGCGCTCGCTTTCCCCTATGCTCTTTCTCGCATTAGCGATAAAAGCCGCCTCTTTGGAATCATCGGCAATCCTGTACTTCATACGCGATCCCCCGAAATCCATAACAGCGCCTTTCGGTCCATCGGCTTCGACGGACTCTATCTTCCCTTTCCGACCGACGATACGGTCGCTTTCATGGAAATTGCCCGGCTGCTGGAGATTGGCGGATTCAGTGTAACGGTCCCCTTCAAGGAGGAGATTATCGGACGACTTCATGAGGTTGATGAAAATGTTCGTGCAATCGGCTCCTGCAATACCGTATTTCGGCGCGGTCATGAATTCCATGGAACCAATACCGATTACGATGGTTTTCTGGCGCCTCTCAAGATTCGACTCGGAAAGAGGGGCGGTCGTGCCTTAATGATTGGTTCAGGTGGTGCCGCGCGGAGCGTCGCGGTTGCTCTTCGTTCACTTTTCGATTCTGTTGTTGTTGCCAATCGCACCCACTCCCGGGCACAGCGTCTGAGTGAGGCGCTTTTAGGTGAAAAGGGCCATGTTTGTTCGCCGGAGGAAGCAGGCTCCCTTGGGCCTTATCGGGTGATCGTTCAGACGACATCGGTGGGAATGAGCCCGCATATCGATGACGATCCGCTTCCATCCTACTGTTTTACCGGAGATGAGTTGGTCTACGATATCATCTATATACCGGAAAAAACACACTTTTTACAGCGTGCGGAAGCCTCCGGCTGCGATATCATCGGCGGCAAGGAGATGCTGCTTGGGCAGGCAGAAAGGCAGTTTGAGCTATTTACCGGTTTGCGGTATCCGAAAGATCCGGAGCATAGAGAGAACTTTTAA
- a CDS encoding tetratricopeptide repeat protein yields the protein MRVRLLGKSGFYFWAVLSLPLLFVVSCQSSSPSVRNTASVPPDGREELLDQLRQQVRIASPDSLRAVLSRIRTEGLDRSSAGVELFYITDRLYRAAYPMEEQQASLPAEPENSDFPRLFSEALSGAYPVVDEAHASFISLMVSTLSLLKAPVSYQDSSMPEGGERAAVTAEQLIKLNSETVLPRYLLGRYEEANKEFDKAESYYRATLEKDAGCYPASEALGRIAFSRGEYEISAGYRRDLLQRFPGQLILELQTLESYLAAGMVEDADILLADMIRRYPDNAVVVCKRPLLLELYGRYEQSSRLADALERSYGETQDLLLARARLLLQRNKNEDAIKLLAEGKDRYGTDPFFNAMYELTLLESGSADTARQLLDENRGGQTSIAALVALLKQAMEQGQWQAADGYLTALFRANGRKAEYLRFGVQIASALGKGTVAITYARELSAKDDALVGDRLLLAQSLLSFGTAGEQREASGLIETLLAKEGTLNSGDRSRLLYLKSVVTDNPSQKLDLLRSALLEDLQNFDALLAIARLYRERGELKKAYRYFSQAAALRPEDLTVAGELEEVETKLGEADGPVGYGMLRFGE from the coding sequence GTGCGCGTACGGCTTTTGGGAAAAAGCGGTTTTTACTTTTGGGCGGTTCTATCTTTACCGCTGCTTTTTGTTGTCTCCTGCCAGAGTTCTTCTCCGTCGGTGAGAAACACTGCTTCTGTTCCTCCCGATGGCAGGGAAGAGCTTCTTGATCAACTGCGACAGCAGGTTCGAATCGCTTCTCCCGATTCTTTACGCGCGGTCCTCTCTCGCATCAGAACAGAAGGGCTCGATCGAAGCAGTGCAGGCGTTGAGCTGTTTTATATCACCGATCGTCTGTATCGCGCCGCCTATCCCATGGAGGAGCAGCAAGCATCGCTTCCCGCCGAACCGGAAAACAGTGATTTTCCACGGCTTTTTTCAGAGGCCCTATCGGGGGCCTACCCAGTAGTCGATGAAGCGCATGCTTCTTTCATTTCTCTTATGGTCTCGACGCTTTCCCTGTTGAAGGCCCCGGTATCTTATCAGGATAGTTCCATGCCCGAGGGAGGAGAGCGTGCCGCCGTAACCGCCGAACAGCTTATCAAGTTGAATAGTGAGACGGTTTTACCTCGCTATCTGTTGGGGCGTTATGAAGAGGCTAATAAGGAGTTCGACAAGGCGGAGTCGTACTATCGGGCTACCCTGGAAAAGGATGCCGGTTGCTATCCGGCATCCGAGGCGCTCGGTCGAATCGCTTTTTCCCGGGGAGAGTATGAGATAAGTGCGGGATATCGAAGGGATCTTTTGCAACGCTTTCCCGGACAGTTGATCCTTGAATTGCAAACCCTTGAATCTTATCTTGCCGCGGGCATGGTCGAAGATGCCGATATCCTGCTTGCGGATATGATTCGTCGCTATCCCGATAATGCCGTGGTGGTTTGTAAGCGTCCCCTTTTGTTGGAACTCTACGGCAGATACGAACAATCCAGTCGCCTTGCCGATGCCTTGGAACGAAGTTACGGAGAAACCCAGGATCTTCTCCTTGCCAGGGCCCGCCTGCTTCTTCAGCGAAACAAAAACGAGGATGCCATTAAGCTTCTGGCGGAGGGGAAAGATCGCTATGGAACAGACCCCTTTTTCAATGCCATGTATGAGCTGACCCTTTTGGAAAGCGGAAGTGCCGACACCGCTCGCCAGCTGCTTGATGAGAATCGTGGAGGGCAAACCTCTATTGCAGCCCTTGTTGCTCTTCTTAAACAGGCAATGGAGCAGGGACAGTGGCAAGCCGCCGACGGTTATCTTACCGCATTGTTTCGTGCCAACGGGCGGAAGGCCGAATATCTGCGTTTCGGCGTACAGATTGCAAGTGCATTGGGAAAGGGTACGGTCGCAATCACTTATGCTAGGGAACTTTCCGCAAAGGATGATGCCCTAGTTGGCGATCGCCTGTTATTGGCTCAATCCTTGCTCTCTTTCGGGACGGCTGGAGAACAGAGAGAGGCGTCCGGACTTATTGAAACCCTTTTGGCAAAAGAGGGTACTCTTAATTCCGGAGATCGCAGTCGCTTACTGTATTTAAAGAGCGTGGTGACAGATAATCCGTCGCAAAAGCTCGATCTTCTACGTTCTGCTCTTCTCGAGGACCTTCAGAATTTTGACGCCTTGCTTGCCATTGCACGCCTCTATCGGGAAAGGGGGGAGCTGAAAAAGGCCTATCGTTATTTCAGTCAGGCTGCAGCGCTCCGGCCCGAAGACCTGACGGTTGCCGGGGAACTGGAAGAGGTCGAGACCAAGCTCGGGGAAGCGGATGGTCCGGTGGGTTACGGTATGCTACGTTTCGGAGAATAA
- the icd gene encoding NADP-dependent isocitrate dehydrogenase: MEEKITMSDGTLQVPDFPVIPFIEGDGIGPDIWKASVRVFDAAVEKSYGSKRSVIWKEVLAGEKAFNNNGQWLPPETEAALREYLVGIKGPLTTPVGGGFRSLNVAIRQRLDLYVCLRPVKHFPGIPSPVKRPELIDMVVFRENTEDVYAGLELKAGEEKTSELISFLKEHYGWNIRSDSGIGIKPISKTGSRRLIRAAITYALEQGLPTVTLVHKGNIMKFTEGAFREWGYELAREEFADRIVTWDDIPDGKVPAGKVLVKDVIADAFLQQILTRPAEYDVIATMNLNGDYMSDALAAQVGGIGIAPGANINYETGNAVFEATHGTAPKYAGMDKVNPCSLMLSGKLMFEYMGWKEAAELIDKGITGAIMAKTVTYDFARLMEGAVEVSTSLFADNVIKHMND, from the coding sequence ATGGAAGAAAAGATTACTATGTCCGATGGAACATTGCAGGTTCCCGATTTCCCTGTTATTCCCTTTATCGAAGGAGATGGAATCGGTCCTGATATATGGAAGGCTTCGGTCCGTGTGTTCGACGCTGCAGTTGAAAAAAGCTATGGATCAAAACGTTCGGTCATATGGAAAGAGGTTCTTGCGGGAGAAAAGGCTTTTAACAATAACGGCCAGTGGCTTCCTCCTGAGACGGAGGCTGCATTGCGGGAGTATCTTGTAGGCATTAAGGGGCCCCTTACCACCCCTGTTGGGGGCGGTTTCCGTAGTCTTAACGTAGCGATTCGTCAGCGGCTTGATCTTTATGTCTGTCTTCGTCCTGTGAAACATTTCCCGGGGATTCCTTCTCCCGTAAAGCGTCCCGAATTGATCGATATGGTGGTGTTTCGCGAGAACACCGAAGATGTATATGCCGGTTTGGAGTTGAAGGCGGGCGAAGAAAAAACGAGCGAACTGATTTCGTTTTTGAAAGAGCATTACGGTTGGAATATTCGTAGCGATTCTGGAATTGGTATTAAACCGATTAGCAAGACGGGTTCAAGACGGCTCATTCGTGCTGCCATCACCTATGCCCTGGAGCAGGGGTTGCCGACGGTTACCCTTGTACACAAGGGTAACATCATGAAATTTACCGAGGGAGCTTTTCGTGAGTGGGGCTATGAGCTGGCTCGGGAAGAGTTTGCGGATCGTATTGTCACCTGGGATGATATCCCCGACGGCAAGGTCCCTGCAGGAAAGGTACTGGTCAAGGATGTTATTGCAGATGCTTTTCTCCAGCAAATCCTGACGCGACCGGCCGAATACGACGTCATCGCCACAATGAACCTCAACGGTGATTATATGTCGGATGCCCTTGCCGCTCAGGTCGGAGGGATCGGGATTGCGCCGGGAGCAAACATCAATTACGAAACCGGTAATGCCGTCTTTGAGGCAACACACGGCACGGCACCCAAGTATGCCGGCATGGATAAGGTAAATCCCTGTTCACTCATGCTCTCCGGTAAGCTGATGTTTGAGTATATGGGGTGGAAAGAAGCTGCCGAACTCATCGATAAGGGAATCACAGGGGCCATCATGGCCAAAACAGTCACATACGATTTTGCACGATTGATGGAAGGGGCCGTCGAAGTGTCGACCTCTCTTTTCGCCGATAATGTTATTAAGCATATGAACGACTAA